A window of the Cystobacter fuscus genome harbors these coding sequences:
- a CDS encoding SMP-30/gluconolactonase/LRE family protein has product MRSFLLAITALAMASCAHQAPGSSQGSTSSPALELVASSPRQWTGIAVSKKGRIFVNFPRWSEDVPVSVGELKNGEIVPYPNATWNTWTPETQDPQRFTAVQSVVIDDQDRLWVLDTGNPQFKGVITPPRLHQFDLTRDELVRSYTFAPEVSSGDSYLNDVTFDTKRNVAYLTDSAAGGLVVLNLESGNARRVLAKHPSTHAEDKPLTVMGRTMKKLIQSDGIALSPDRETLYWAALTGHVLWRIPTAALLDAQQNDEALAQRIERVHTIVAPDGIMFDRNGTLWLGGLEDSSIRRYVPGGAYTQFIQDNRLRWPDSFAQGPDGKIYVTTSQIHLPPAERGPYEIYRFTP; this is encoded by the coding sequence ATGCGTTCGTTCCTCCTGGCCATCACCGCGCTCGCGATGGCTTCCTGCGCCCACCAGGCCCCTGGCTCCTCCCAGGGATCCACGTCCTCCCCCGCCCTGGAGCTGGTGGCCAGCTCGCCCCGTCAGTGGACGGGGATCGCCGTGTCCAAGAAGGGTCGCATCTTCGTCAACTTCCCCCGCTGGTCCGAGGACGTCCCCGTCTCCGTCGGCGAGCTGAAGAACGGCGAGATCGTCCCCTATCCCAACGCCACCTGGAACACCTGGACGCCCGAGACGCAGGATCCCCAGCGCTTCACTGCGGTGCAGAGCGTGGTCATCGACGACCAGGATCGGCTCTGGGTGCTCGACACCGGCAACCCCCAGTTCAAGGGCGTCATCACCCCGCCCCGGCTCCACCAGTTCGACCTCACCCGCGACGAGCTGGTGCGCAGCTACACCTTCGCGCCCGAGGTCTCCTCCGGCGACAGCTATCTCAATGACGTGACCTTCGACACGAAGCGCAACGTCGCCTACCTCACCGACTCGGCGGCCGGAGGCCTCGTGGTGCTCAACCTCGAGAGCGGCAACGCCCGCCGGGTGCTCGCGAAGCACCCCTCCACCCATGCCGAGGACAAGCCCCTCACGGTGATGGGCCGGACGATGAAGAAGCTCATCCAGTCCGACGGCATCGCGCTCTCCCCGGACCGCGAGACGCTCTACTGGGCGGCGCTCACCGGCCACGTGCTGTGGCGCATCCCCACCGCGGCCCTGCTCGACGCCCAGCAGAACGACGAGGCGCTCGCCCAGCGCATCGAGCGCGTGCACACCATCGTCGCCCCGGACGGCATCATGTTTGACCGCAACGGGACACTCTGGCTCGGCGGCCTGGAGGACAGCTCCATCCGTCGCTACGTTCCCGGCGGTGCCTACACGCAGTTCATCCAGGACAACCGCCTGCGCTGGCCCGACAGCTTCGCCCAGGGCCCCGATGGGAAGATCTACGTCACCACCTCGCAGATCCACCTGCCCCCCGCGGAGCGCGGCCCGTACGAGATCTACCGCTTCACGCCCTGA
- a CDS encoding SMI1/KNR4 family protein, producing MPWKRVVSEWSPLEQRGDVRAEDWVRLVPVVGPELAELGPAQPVPLDTDGIPLRPRERLIDRKLAPLHDLMEPGGGPDLVCSERFVRALEAAGATGWTATLVPHVTPHRVAGHRLYRLDTEGHTGPLLDTQLRLNRLNPQTFHPQGTDERLNGVPLTPVRFDARGWSGHSVCWSPWFNGPRSWWRALLIRGDVFLALQQHLEAPVLRIDRVTWEGESHARPVQPGHRLGPQEPPPEAPGLDEVLARVEGEAERYQHTLSAEASDAELAHAFNRLGLTPPEPLRRLLARHNGARLFQGALVLHGVGAQGSLVSRNEELVQFPWYRRELGWVVFGEAAGGQVLWAVDAQGRVRGLGRDEIVYGPDEPLHQWFSDQVADLRYAWDHDGQLPWTERVMRG from the coding sequence ATGCCTTGGAAGCGGGTGGTCAGCGAGTGGAGTCCCCTGGAGCAGCGCGGGGACGTGAGAGCGGAGGACTGGGTGCGGCTGGTTCCGGTGGTGGGACCGGAACTGGCCGAACTCGGGCCCGCACAACCCGTCCCCCTGGACACGGATGGAATCCCCCTGCGCCCACGCGAGCGCCTCATCGATCGCAAGTTGGCGCCATTGCATGACCTGATGGAGCCCGGCGGTGGTCCGGACCTGGTGTGCTCGGAGCGGTTCGTGCGGGCGTTGGAGGCCGCGGGAGCCACGGGGTGGACGGCCACGCTCGTGCCTCACGTGACCCCCCACCGTGTGGCGGGCCACCGACTCTACCGGCTGGACACCGAGGGCCATACGGGGCCTCTGCTGGACACACAACTCCGCCTCAATCGGCTCAACCCGCAGACCTTCCACCCCCAGGGCACGGACGAGCGGCTCAATGGTGTTCCCCTTACCCCCGTTCGCTTCGATGCACGAGGGTGGTCCGGGCATTCCGTTTGCTGGTCTCCATGGTTCAATGGACCGCGTAGCTGGTGGCGGGCCCTCCTCATCCGGGGAGATGTCTTCCTGGCCCTCCAGCAGCATCTCGAAGCTCCGGTTCTGCGCATCGACCGGGTGACCTGGGAGGGGGAATCGCACGCCCGACCAGTGCAGCCCGGCCACCGGCTGGGGCCGCAAGAGCCACCGCCTGAGGCGCCCGGCCTGGATGAGGTGCTCGCGCGAGTGGAAGGCGAGGCGGAGCGTTACCAGCACACGCTCTCCGCTGAAGCCAGCGATGCGGAACTCGCACACGCCTTCAACCGGTTGGGGTTGACTCCCCCTGAGCCCTTGCGCCGATTGCTCGCCCGCCATAACGGGGCCCGGCTCTTCCAGGGCGCGCTCGTGCTTCATGGTGTGGGCGCACAGGGCTCCCTGGTGAGCCGCAATGAGGAATTGGTGCAATTTCCCTGGTATCGCCGTGAGCTGGGTTGGGTGGTGTTCGGCGAGGCGGCTGGAGGGCAGGTTCTCTGGGCCGTGGATGCCCAGGGCCGTGTGCGTGGCCTGGGGCGTGATGAGATTGTCTATGGCCCAGATGAGCCCTTGCACCAATGGTTCTCGGACCAAGTAGCGGACCTGCGCTACGCCTGGGACCACGACGGGCAGCTGCCCTGGACCGAGCGTGTCATGCGCGGTTGA